The Cyclopterus lumpus isolate fCycLum1 chromosome 12, fCycLum1.pri, whole genome shotgun sequence genome window below encodes:
- the setd1ba gene encoding histone-lysine N-methyltransferase SETD1B-A isoform X8 — MSKPGEKNRLNEDHGRKQSSSLANGMDSHPVCGSAAEKRSHWRSYKLIIDPALKKGPHKLYRYDGQTFNMPNPGIPPVDIVRDPRIGRLWTKYKETDLPVPTFKIDECYIGPVPPKEVTFARLNDNIREGFLTDMCKKFGEIEHVEILYNPKNKKHLGVAKVVFENVKAAKVAVQSLHKTSVMGNFIHVELDPKGENRLRYFQLLMNGSYTPQTLPVGGEEAREVSPRSLAEALLACEPIRRLSESSVSAVGGTLPPSSSTTPLSLETGYSSLRQDTPQSQGTPHTPRQSGTPFSQESNFSSRQSTPVYQSSRAESSGAYKPRRHESKFQDAYNRRPERPQYRSNMYRSTTSEQAPFKQHQLTPPEPPPSTPSFTYTPPLPATPNFKSAFSPYQAPLPPAFPPSEPAFHNPAQREGEYLRPPEPPLAAATDFLPVKERPETPPIPEPPPEPEPHPTTPPPQTPEHCPSPGSPTLDLERNSLDSRIEMLLKEKRTKLLPFLEERDSDTEVRMEGSPISSSSSQLSPIPPYTSGSQGGQQNSRPSSTGLEDISPTPLPESEDEDPIPGTASLIKRISSPVQETMSNSDLKDGHFRGHTPTEEIEMGHQSSGEDMEISDDEMPGTPISGEDCGKGIVMNSAVSPMQSISIPPPGFPPLPHQVGFQISHHHLAGHSAVSGHPHLAGHPGVPHHMLPPMNPYAHSMMPLVQMELMNCLRWEQWSTVPMSFQMQQQMLSRMAQTRGPYQYPHFMDSAASGPYGAPYQPVTLAATPAAGAAAPEQQWQHPSIPKFNPTVPPPGYETKKEDPHKATVDGVLLVIVKELKAIMKRDLNRKMVEVVAFRAFDDWWEKKELSAKVSLTPVKGTEGKEEERPKPKETMGSSLLENWNKGEGLGYEGIGLGISLRGAIRLPSFKVKRKDPPEAAAAGDNKRARPSTPVDDELEDEDRDRDPAELPLDDSKMDADSASGKRRHSRPLELDSEGEEEVDTSGKEEESLSDREEEPDKTQATDRLSSGKESGDEEGDDEDSSSESASSDSSDEEGENSASSKATSDSSAESADSSEYELSSEEEEDEEEEEEGAAAVQDVEVEGKEAVTSSSSSSSSISSSDEDEGKAKTKAPCPPSGTVPEDMEEHRSREELSSKPKSRPPSPEAEVTEDLKPPSPKAIPVQEQDISVDCNIPAVKEHVANLRPPTPTGALPDSDQETKDKEGRSLLHPPPGPLPDLPQRARLPTDEDIPRTPGRDLMERARSLGKSQSTETVPITPALAFNRKISTESLDERPVFKEPPISTLPSQAPSAGAEHSVSVPEDLPTGLTVDVPVPSDTAPSKKKPGRPKVKKTPAVSAADESLELSSESTLLPHEAQLGDLSTQTISAISAKSPHHPSLDFREGEVKPQTVIPDEDGFLSYEDEAPVIVKPTRRARRGWEELLLGSLSPVTSPHRPYFNPRSEFEEMTILYDIWNEGIDDEDMRLLQITYDKMLQQDNGNDWLNDTLWVNHPSTNIPRVKKKRRDDGMRDHMTGCARSEGYYKIDKKDKIKYLQSTKLQYEEPPFDTQGMSIPAQVHASTRAGSERRSEQRRLLSSFACDSDLLKFNQLKFRKKRIRFCKSHIHDWGLFAMEPIAADEMVIEYVGQNIRQVIADMREKRYEEEGIGSSYMFRVDHDTIIDATKCGNFARFINHSCNPNCYAKVITVESQKKIVIYSRQPINVNEEITYDYKFPIEDEKIPCLCGAENCRGTLN, encoded by the exons ATGTCCAAGCCAGGGGAGAAAAACAGATTGAACGAAGACCATGGCAGAAAGCAGAGTTCAA GTTTGGCGAACGGCATGGACAGTCATCCCGTCTGCGGCTCGGCGGCGGAGAAGCGGAGTCACTGGAGAAGTTACAAGTTGATTATCGACCCGGCGCTGAAGAAGGGACCGCACAAACTCTACCGCTACGATGGACAGACTTTCAACATGCCC AACCCCGGGATACCACCGGTGGACATCGTCCGAGACCCGAGGATCGGTCGTCTCTGGACTAAGTACAAGGAGACGGACCTACCGGTGCCGACATTTAAG ATCGACGAGTGTTACATCGGCCCGGTGCCCCCGAAGGAGGTGACGTTCGCCCGGCTCAACGACAACATTCGGGAAGGATTTCTTACCGACATGTGCAAAAAATTTGGGGAAATCGAGCACGTGGAGATCTTGTACAATCCGAAGAACAAAAAGCATCTGGGGGTGGCCAAAGTAGTTTTTGAGAATGTGAAGGCCGCCAAAGTGGCGGTGCAGTCGCTCCACAAGACATCTGTTATGGGAAACTTCATCCACGTGGAGCTGGACCCGAAAG GTGAGAATCGTCTGAGATACTTCCAGCTCCTGATGAACGGCAGCTACACTCCGCAGACCTTGCCTGTTGGGGGAGAGGAGGCCCGGGAAGTTTCCCCTCGTAGCCTGGCAGAAGCCCTACTG GCCTGCGAGCCCATCCGCAGGTTGTCGGAGAGCAGTGTGTCTGCTGTTGGAGGAACATTGCCTCCTAGCAGCTCCACCACTCCTTTGTCCCTGGAGACGGGCTACTCCAGCCTAAGGCAGGACACACCCCAGTCCCAGGGAACCCCTCATACCCCACGCCAGTCAGGTACGCCCTTCTCTCAAGAGTCCAATTTCTCCAGTCGTCAGTCCACCCCGGTGTACCAGTCCAGCCGGGCCGAGAGCTCTGGGGCTTACAAACCTCGCAGACACGAGAGTAAGTTCCAGGATGCGTACAACCGCAGACCGGAGCGGCCTCAGTACCGCAGCAACATGTACAGAAGTACAACTTCTGAGCAGGCTCCCTTCAAACAGCACCAACTCACCCCACCTGaacctccaccctccactccCTCCTTCACCTACACACCGCCTCTCCCTGCTACGCCCAACTTCAAGTCCGCCTTCTCGCCCTACCAGGCTCCTTTGCCCCCCGCGTTCCCCCCTTCAGAGCCTGCTTTCCATAACCCAGCCCAAAGGGAGGGTGAGTACCTTCGACCCCCGGAGCCTCCCCTGGCAGCTGCCACTGACTTTTTGCCCGTCAAGGAGAGACCAGAAACTCCTCCAATCCCAGAGCCCCCGCCCGAGCCCGAGCCCCATCCGaccacccctcctcctcaaaCACCAGAGCACTGCCCCTCACCTGGCTCCCCCACACTTGATCTGGAGCGCAATAGCCTGGATTCCCGCATTGAGATGCTCCTCAAGGAGAAAAGGACAAAACTGCTGCCGTTCCTGGAGGAGCGAGACTCGGACACTGAGGTGCGTATGGAGGGAAGTCCGatttcctcctcgtcctctcagCTATCCCCAATTCCCCCTTACACAAGCGGCTCCCAAGGTGGCCAGCAAAACTCCCGTCCCTCGAGCACAGGCTTGGAGGATATCAGTCCGACCCCATTGCCAGAATCGGAAGATGAAGATCCAATTCCCGGAACTGCCTCCCTGATCAAGAGAATCAGTTCTCCGGTCCAGGAAACGATGAGCAACAGTGACCTCAAAGATGGACATTTTCGAGGCCACACTCCCACTGAAGAAATTGAAATG GGTCATCAGTCGTCAGGTGAAGACATGGAGATTTCCGACGATGAGATGCCCGGGACGCCAATCAGCGGCGAAGACTGTGGCAAGGGCATTGTCATGAACTCTGCCGTGTCCCCGATGCAGTCCATTTCCATCCCTCCCCCCGGCTTCCCTCCTCTCCCGCACCAGGTCGGCTTCCAGATCTCACATCACCACTTGGCCGGTCACTCTGCCGTGTCAGGACATCCTCACCTGGCCGGTCATCCTGGAGTGCCTCACCATATGCTGCCACCCATGAACCCCTACGCTCATAGCATGATGCCGCTGGTGCAGATGGAGCTGATGAACTGCTTGCGGTGGGAACAGTGGAGCACTGTTCCCATGTCCTTCCagatgcagcagcagatgcTGAGTCGCATGGCTCAGACCAGAGGTCCCTATCAATATCCACATTTTATGGACAGCGCTGCGTCTGGGCCCTATGGGGCACCCTACCAGCCTGTGACGTTGGCAGCTACACCTGCTGCCGGCGCAGCAGCACCCGAACAACAATGGCAGCATCCCAGTATACCAAAGTTCAACCCTactgttcctcctcctggatATGAGACAAAAAAGGAGGATCCCCACAAGGCCACCGTTGACGGTGTACTGCTGGTCATTGTCAAGGAGCTGAAGGCCATCATGAAGAGGGACCTCAACCGCAaaatggtggaggtggtggctTTCAGAGCCTTTGATGACTGGTGGGAAAAGAAGGAACTCTCAGCAAAG GTATCTTTGACTCCAGTGAAGGGCACCGaggggaaggaagaagaaaggccCAAACCCAAAGAGACGATGGGTTCAAGTCTGCTGGAGAACTGGAACAAGGGCGAGGGGCTGGGCTACGAGGGAATTGGCCTTGGAATCAGTTTACGAGGGGCCATCCGCCTGCCCTCCTTCAAG GTGAAAAGGAAGGACCCGCCTGAGGCTGCAGCGGCAGGCGACAACAAACGAGCACGGCCCTCCACGCCAGTGGACGACGAGCTGGAAGATGAAG ACCGGGATCGAGACCCAGCAGAGCTCCCGTTGGACGATTCCAAAATGGACGCCGACAGTGCGTCGGGGAAGCGACGGCACTCGCGGCCACTTGAACTGGACagcgagggagaggaggaggtggacacctcaggaaaggaagaggagtcATTGTccgacagagaggaggagcctGATAAAACTCAGGCTACAGATAGGCTGTCATCGGGAAAA GAGAGTGGCGACGAGGAGGGTGATGATGAAGACTCATCCAGTGAGAGCGCCTCCTCAGATTCGTCTGATGAAG AAGGGGAGAACTCGGCTTCCTCCAAAGCCACCTCAGACTCCTCAGCAGAAAGCGCAGACTCCTCTGAGTACGAGTTGAGCtcggaagaggaagaggatgaggaggaagaagaggagggggcggcgGCAGTACAAGATGTAGAGGTTGAAGGCAAAGAAGCAGTgacctcctcgtcctcttcatcttcatcaattTCCTCTTCTGATGAAGACGAAGGGAAGGCAAAGACCAAGGCCCCATGCCCTCCTTCGGGGACGGTCCCAGAGGATATGGAGGAGCacaggagcagagaggagctaAGCAGCAAACCCAAAAGCAGACCTCCTAGTCCTGAGGCGGAGGTGACGGAGGACCTGAAGCCTCCATCCCCCAAAGCCATCCCAG TCCAAGAGCAAGACATCAGTGTCGACTGTAACATTCCTGCAGTGAAGGAGCATGTAGCAAACCTTCGGCCACCCACTCCCACGGGCGCCCTGCCCGACAGCGACCAGGAGACAAAAGACAAAG AAGGTCGATCCCTGCTTCATCCACCCCCTGGTCCCCTGCCTGACCTCCCTCAGCGGGCCAGGCTCCCCACAGACGAGGACATCCCCCGCACGCCGGGCAGGGACCTGATGGAGCGCGCCCGAAGTCTGGGCAAGTCCCAGAGCACGGAGACCGTGCCCATCACACCTG CACTGGCTTTTAATAGGAAAATATCCACTGAGAGCCTGGATGAGAGACCTGTTTTCAAGGAGCCGCCCATCAGCACTCTGCCTAGCCAGGCCCCATCAGCTGGAGCAGAGCATTCGGTCAGTGTCCCTGAAGATCTGCCCACTGGTCTCACCGTCGACGTCCCTGTGCCATCAGATACTGCCCCATCAAAGAAGAAACCTGGACGACCCAAAGTCAAAAAGACTCCAGCTGTCTCTGCAGCTGATGAGTCTTTGGAGCTCTCGTCTGAGTCCACCCTTCTGCCTCACGAAGCACAACTCGGCGATCTATCCACACAAACAATCTCCGCCATCTCCGCCAAGTCCCCTCACCACCCGAGCCTGGACTTCAGGGAAGGAGAGGTGAAGCCCCAGACGGTCATACCAGACGAGGACGGCTTCCTGTCCTACGAAGACGAGGCGCCTGTGATCGTGAAGCCGACCCGGAGGGCACGGCGAGGCtgggaggagctgctgctgggcaGCCTGTCCCCCGTCACCTCGCCACACCGGCCGTACTTCAATCCACGCTCTGAGTTTGAGGAGATGACCATCCTGTATGACATCTGGAACGAAGGCATCGACGACGAAGACATGCGGCTACTGCAGATCACTTATGACAAGATGCTCCAGCAGGATAACGGCAACGACTGGCTCAACGACACCCTCTGGGTCAACCATCCTT CTACTAACATCCCAAGAGTGAAGAAAAAGAGACGAGACGACGGCATGAGAGACCACATGACTGGCTGCGCGCGAAGCGAGGGATACTACAAGATCGACAAGAAGGACAAGATCAAGTACCTCCAGAGCACCAAGCTGCAGTATGAGGAGCCGCCGTTCGACACGCAG ggTATGAGTATTCCCGCACAGGTCCACGCCTCCACCAGAGCTGGCTCGGAGCGGCGGTCGGAGCAGCGGCGGTTGTTGTCCTCGTTCGCGTGTGACAGTGACCTGCTGAAGTTCAACCAGCTGAAG TTCCGTAAGAAAAGGATCCGATTCTGCAAGTCACACATCCACGACTGGGGTCTGTTTGCTATGGAGCCCATCGCCGCGGATGAAATGGTGATAGAGTACGTGGGACAAAACatcagacag GTGATCGCGGACATGCGGGAGAAGCGCTACGAGGAGGAGGGCATCGGCAGCAGCTACATGTTCCGCGTTGACCACGACACGATCATCGATGCTACAAAGTGTGGCAACTTCGCCCGTTTCATCAACCACAGCTGCAAT ccCAACTGTTATGCAAAGGTGATCACAGTGGAGTCTCAAAAGAAGATTGTGATCTACTCTAGACAGCCCATTAATGTCAACGAGGAGATCACTTACGACTACAAGTTCCCCATCGAGGACGAGAAGATCCCCTGTTTGTGTGGGGCAGAGAACTGTAGGGGAACGCTGAATTAA
- the setd1ba gene encoding histone-lysine N-methyltransferase SETD1B-A isoform X4, with protein sequence MSKPGEKNRLNEDHGRKQSSSLANGMDSHPVCGSAAEKRSHWRSYKLIIDPALKKGPHKLYRYDGQTFNMPNPGIPPVDIVRDPRIGRLWTKYKETDLPVPTFKIDECYIGPVPPKEVTFARLNDNIREGFLTDMCKKFGEIEHVEILYNPKNKKHLGVAKVVFENVKAAKVAVQSLHKTSVMGNFIHVELDPKGENRLRYFQLLMNGSYTPQTLPVGGEEAREVSPRSLAEALLACEPIRRLSESSVSAVGGTLPPSSSTTPLSLETGYSSLRQDTPQSQGTPHTPRQSGTPFSQESNFSSRQSTPVYQSSRAESSGAYKPRRHESKFQDAYNRRPERPQYRSNMYRSTTSEQAPFKQHQLTPPEPPPSTPSFTYTPPLPATPNFKSAFSPYQAPLPPAFPPSEPAFHNPAQREGEYLRPPEPPLAAATDFLPVKERPETPPIPEPPPEPEPHPTTPPPQTPEHCPSPGSPTLDLERNSLDSRIEMLLKEKRTKLLPFLEERDSDTEVRMEGSPISSSSSQLSPIPPYTSGSQGGQQNSRPSSTGLEDISPTPLPESEDEDPIPGTASLIKRISSPVQETMSNSDLKDGHFRGHTPTEEIEMGHQSSGEDMEISDDEMPGTPISGEDCGKGIVMNSAVSPMQSISIPPPGFPPLPHQVGFQISHHHLAGHSAVSGHPHLAGHPGVPHHMLPPMNPYAHSMMPLVQMELMNCLRWEQWSTVPMSFQMQQQMLSRMAQTRGPYQYPHFMDSAASGPYGAPYQPVTLAATPAAGAAAPEQQWQHPSIPKFNPTVPPPGYETKKEDPHKATVDGVLLVIVKELKAIMKRDLNRKMVEVVAFRAFDDWWEKKELSAKVSLTPVKGTEGKEEERPKPKETMGSSLLENWNKGEGLGYEGIGLGISLRGAIRLPSFKVKRKDPPEAAAAGDNKRARPSTPVDDELEDEDRDRDPAELPLDDSKMDADSASGKRRHSRPLELDSEGEEEVDTSGKEEESLSDREEEPDKTQATDRLSSGKESGDEEGDDEDSSSESASSDSSDEEGENSASSKATSDSSAESADSSEYELSSEEEEDEEEEEEGAAAVQDVEVEGKEAVTSSSSSSSSISSSDEDEGKAKTKAPCPPSGTVPEDMEEHRSREELSSKPKSRPPSPEAEVTEDLKPPSPKAIPVQEQDISVDCNIPAVKEHVANLRPPTPTGALPDSDQETKDKEGRSLLHPPPGPLPDLPQRARLPTDEDIPRTPGRDLMERARSLGKSQSTETVPITPGSDAPLTGSSLLLSSPHIPASPFSYPVQSPVLSAGVPRTPGRDLTFTPVFPDPTALAFNRKISTESLDERPVFKEPPISTLPSQAPSAGAEHSVSVPEDLPTGLTVDVPVPSDTAPSKKKPGRPKVKKTPAVSAADESLELSSESTLLPHEAQLGDLSTQTISAISAKSPHHPSLDFREGEVKPQTVIPDEDGFLSYEDEAPVIVKPTRRARRGWEELLLGSLSPVTSPHRPYFNPRSEFEEMTILYDIWNEGIDDEDMRLLQITYDKMLQQDNGNDWLNDTLWVNHPSTNIPRVKKKRRDDGMRDHMTGCARSEGYYKIDKKDKIKYLQSTKLQYEEPPFDTQGMSIPAQVHASTRAGSERRSEQRRLLSSFACDSDLLKFNQLKFRKKRIRFCKSHIHDWGLFAMEPIAADEMVIEYVGQNIRQVIADMREKRYEEEGIGSSYMFRVDHDTIIDATKCGNFARFINHSCNPNCYAKVITVESQKKIVIYSRQPINVNEEITYDYKFPIEDEKIPCLCGAENCRGTLN encoded by the exons ATGTCCAAGCCAGGGGAGAAAAACAGATTGAACGAAGACCATGGCAGAAAGCAGAGTTCAA GTTTGGCGAACGGCATGGACAGTCATCCCGTCTGCGGCTCGGCGGCGGAGAAGCGGAGTCACTGGAGAAGTTACAAGTTGATTATCGACCCGGCGCTGAAGAAGGGACCGCACAAACTCTACCGCTACGATGGACAGACTTTCAACATGCCC AACCCCGGGATACCACCGGTGGACATCGTCCGAGACCCGAGGATCGGTCGTCTCTGGACTAAGTACAAGGAGACGGACCTACCGGTGCCGACATTTAAG ATCGACGAGTGTTACATCGGCCCGGTGCCCCCGAAGGAGGTGACGTTCGCCCGGCTCAACGACAACATTCGGGAAGGATTTCTTACCGACATGTGCAAAAAATTTGGGGAAATCGAGCACGTGGAGATCTTGTACAATCCGAAGAACAAAAAGCATCTGGGGGTGGCCAAAGTAGTTTTTGAGAATGTGAAGGCCGCCAAAGTGGCGGTGCAGTCGCTCCACAAGACATCTGTTATGGGAAACTTCATCCACGTGGAGCTGGACCCGAAAG GTGAGAATCGTCTGAGATACTTCCAGCTCCTGATGAACGGCAGCTACACTCCGCAGACCTTGCCTGTTGGGGGAGAGGAGGCCCGGGAAGTTTCCCCTCGTAGCCTGGCAGAAGCCCTACTG GCCTGCGAGCCCATCCGCAGGTTGTCGGAGAGCAGTGTGTCTGCTGTTGGAGGAACATTGCCTCCTAGCAGCTCCACCACTCCTTTGTCCCTGGAGACGGGCTACTCCAGCCTAAGGCAGGACACACCCCAGTCCCAGGGAACCCCTCATACCCCACGCCAGTCAGGTACGCCCTTCTCTCAAGAGTCCAATTTCTCCAGTCGTCAGTCCACCCCGGTGTACCAGTCCAGCCGGGCCGAGAGCTCTGGGGCTTACAAACCTCGCAGACACGAGAGTAAGTTCCAGGATGCGTACAACCGCAGACCGGAGCGGCCTCAGTACCGCAGCAACATGTACAGAAGTACAACTTCTGAGCAGGCTCCCTTCAAACAGCACCAACTCACCCCACCTGaacctccaccctccactccCTCCTTCACCTACACACCGCCTCTCCCTGCTACGCCCAACTTCAAGTCCGCCTTCTCGCCCTACCAGGCTCCTTTGCCCCCCGCGTTCCCCCCTTCAGAGCCTGCTTTCCATAACCCAGCCCAAAGGGAGGGTGAGTACCTTCGACCCCCGGAGCCTCCCCTGGCAGCTGCCACTGACTTTTTGCCCGTCAAGGAGAGACCAGAAACTCCTCCAATCCCAGAGCCCCCGCCCGAGCCCGAGCCCCATCCGaccacccctcctcctcaaaCACCAGAGCACTGCCCCTCACCTGGCTCCCCCACACTTGATCTGGAGCGCAATAGCCTGGATTCCCGCATTGAGATGCTCCTCAAGGAGAAAAGGACAAAACTGCTGCCGTTCCTGGAGGAGCGAGACTCGGACACTGAGGTGCGTATGGAGGGAAGTCCGatttcctcctcgtcctctcagCTATCCCCAATTCCCCCTTACACAAGCGGCTCCCAAGGTGGCCAGCAAAACTCCCGTCCCTCGAGCACAGGCTTGGAGGATATCAGTCCGACCCCATTGCCAGAATCGGAAGATGAAGATCCAATTCCCGGAACTGCCTCCCTGATCAAGAGAATCAGTTCTCCGGTCCAGGAAACGATGAGCAACAGTGACCTCAAAGATGGACATTTTCGAGGCCACACTCCCACTGAAGAAATTGAAATG GGTCATCAGTCGTCAGGTGAAGACATGGAGATTTCCGACGATGAGATGCCCGGGACGCCAATCAGCGGCGAAGACTGTGGCAAGGGCATTGTCATGAACTCTGCCGTGTCCCCGATGCAGTCCATTTCCATCCCTCCCCCCGGCTTCCCTCCTCTCCCGCACCAGGTCGGCTTCCAGATCTCACATCACCACTTGGCCGGTCACTCTGCCGTGTCAGGACATCCTCACCTGGCCGGTCATCCTGGAGTGCCTCACCATATGCTGCCACCCATGAACCCCTACGCTCATAGCATGATGCCGCTGGTGCAGATGGAGCTGATGAACTGCTTGCGGTGGGAACAGTGGAGCACTGTTCCCATGTCCTTCCagatgcagcagcagatgcTGAGTCGCATGGCTCAGACCAGAGGTCCCTATCAATATCCACATTTTATGGACAGCGCTGCGTCTGGGCCCTATGGGGCACCCTACCAGCCTGTGACGTTGGCAGCTACACCTGCTGCCGGCGCAGCAGCACCCGAACAACAATGGCAGCATCCCAGTATACCAAAGTTCAACCCTactgttcctcctcctggatATGAGACAAAAAAGGAGGATCCCCACAAGGCCACCGTTGACGGTGTACTGCTGGTCATTGTCAAGGAGCTGAAGGCCATCATGAAGAGGGACCTCAACCGCAaaatggtggaggtggtggctTTCAGAGCCTTTGATGACTGGTGGGAAAAGAAGGAACTCTCAGCAAAG GTATCTTTGACTCCAGTGAAGGGCACCGaggggaaggaagaagaaaggccCAAACCCAAAGAGACGATGGGTTCAAGTCTGCTGGAGAACTGGAACAAGGGCGAGGGGCTGGGCTACGAGGGAATTGGCCTTGGAATCAGTTTACGAGGGGCCATCCGCCTGCCCTCCTTCAAG GTGAAAAGGAAGGACCCGCCTGAGGCTGCAGCGGCAGGCGACAACAAACGAGCACGGCCCTCCACGCCAGTGGACGACGAGCTGGAAGATGAAG ACCGGGATCGAGACCCAGCAGAGCTCCCGTTGGACGATTCCAAAATGGACGCCGACAGTGCGTCGGGGAAGCGACGGCACTCGCGGCCACTTGAACTGGACagcgagggagaggaggaggtggacacctcaggaaaggaagaggagtcATTGTccgacagagaggaggagcctGATAAAACTCAGGCTACAGATAGGCTGTCATCGGGAAAA GAGAGTGGCGACGAGGAGGGTGATGATGAAGACTCATCCAGTGAGAGCGCCTCCTCAGATTCGTCTGATGAAG AAGGGGAGAACTCGGCTTCCTCCAAAGCCACCTCAGACTCCTCAGCAGAAAGCGCAGACTCCTCTGAGTACGAGTTGAGCtcggaagaggaagaggatgaggaggaagaagaggagggggcggcgGCAGTACAAGATGTAGAGGTTGAAGGCAAAGAAGCAGTgacctcctcgtcctcttcatcttcatcaattTCCTCTTCTGATGAAGACGAAGGGAAGGCAAAGACCAAGGCCCCATGCCCTCCTTCGGGGACGGTCCCAGAGGATATGGAGGAGCacaggagcagagaggagctaAGCAGCAAACCCAAAAGCAGACCTCCTAGTCCTGAGGCGGAGGTGACGGAGGACCTGAAGCCTCCATCCCCCAAAGCCATCCCAG TCCAAGAGCAAGACATCAGTGTCGACTGTAACATTCCTGCAGTGAAGGAGCATGTAGCAAACCTTCGGCCACCCACTCCCACGGGCGCCCTGCCCGACAGCGACCAGGAGACAAAAGACAAAG AAGGTCGATCCCTGCTTCATCCACCCCCTGGTCCCCTGCCTGACCTCCCTCAGCGGGCCAGGCTCCCCACAGACGAGGACATCCCCCGCACGCCGGGCAGGGACCTGATGGAGCGCGCCCGAAGTCTGGGCAAGTCCCAGAGCACGGAGACCGTGCCCATCACACCTGGTAGTGATGCCCCACTGACGGGTAGCAGCCTATTGCTTAGCTCCCCTCACATCCCCGCTAGCCCCTTTTCCTACCCTGTGCAATCCCCTGTCCTTAGTGCTGGAGTCCCCCGCACTCCAGGAAGAGACTTAACATTCACCCCTGTCTTCCCTGACCCCACAGCACTGGCTTTTAATAGGAAAATATCCACTGAGAGCCTGGATGAGAGACCTGTTTTCAAGGAGCCGCCCATCAGCACTCTGCCTAGCCAGGCCCCATCAGCTGGAGCAGAGCATTCGGTCAGTGTCCCTGAAGATCTGCCCACTGGTCTCACCGTCGACGTCCCTGTGCCATCAGATACTGCCCCATCAAAGAAGAAACCTGGACGACCCAAAGTCAAAAAGACTCCAGCTGTCTCTGCAGCTGATGAGTCTTTGGAGCTCTCGTCTGAGTCCACCCTTCTGCCTCACGAAGCACAACTCGGCGATCTATCCACACAAACAATCTCCGCCATCTCCGCCAAGTCCCCTCACCACCCGAGCCTGGACTTCAGGGAAGGAGAGGTGAAGCCCCAGACGGTCATACCAGACGAGGACGGCTTCCTGTCCTACGAAGACGAGGCGCCTGTGATCGTGAAGCCGACCCGGAGGGCACGGCGAGGCtgggaggagctgctgctgggcaGCCTGTCCCCCGTCACCTCGCCACACCGGCCGTACTTCAATCCACGCTCTGAGTTTGAGGAGATGACCATCCTGTATGACATCTGGAACGAAGGCATCGACGACGAAGACATGCGGCTACTGCAGATCACTTATGACAAGATGCTCCAGCAGGATAACGGCAACGACTGGCTCAACGACACCCTCTGGGTCAACCATCCTT CTACTAACATCCCAAGAGTGAAGAAAAAGAGACGAGACGACGGCATGAGAGACCACATGACTGGCTGCGCGCGAAGCGAGGGATACTACAAGATCGACAAGAAGGACAAGATCAAGTACCTCCAGAGCACCAAGCTGCAGTATGAGGAGCCGCCGTTCGACACGCAG ggTATGAGTATTCCCGCACAGGTCCACGCCTCCACCAGAGCTGGCTCGGAGCGGCGGTCGGAGCAGCGGCGGTTGTTGTCCTCGTTCGCGTGTGACAGTGACCTGCTGAAGTTCAACCAGCTGAAG TTCCGTAAGAAAAGGATCCGATTCTGCAAGTCACACATCCACGACTGGGGTCTGTTTGCTATGGAGCCCATCGCCGCGGATGAAATGGTGATAGAGTACGTGGGACAAAACatcagacag GTGATCGCGGACATGCGGGAGAAGCGCTACGAGGAGGAGGGCATCGGCAGCAGCTACATGTTCCGCGTTGACCACGACACGATCATCGATGCTACAAAGTGTGGCAACTTCGCCCGTTTCATCAACCACAGCTGCAAT ccCAACTGTTATGCAAAGGTGATCACAGTGGAGTCTCAAAAGAAGATTGTGATCTACTCTAGACAGCCCATTAATGTCAACGAGGAGATCACTTACGACTACAAGTTCCCCATCGAGGACGAGAAGATCCCCTGTTTGTGTGGGGCAGAGAACTGTAGGGGAACGCTGAATTAA